Proteins encoded together in one Streptomyces sp. NA04227 window:
- a CDS encoding ATP-binding protein, translating to MSVRATACPDRLDLDVAGEPLTPDSLTYSVTLPAAPGSAAVARATVRTVLAAHGLADMADAVLQVVGELAACACRFTPHTEMYVSLRYREEALRVIVHDGHPRHLHPKLAAACESRRRAALRLLAVVVRSCGGEWGFGDAREPGGGTRMWAVLPRGGAAAFGEVGK from the coding sequence ATGTCCGTACGCGCCACCGCCTGCCCCGACCGTCTCGACCTGGACGTGGCCGGAGAACCGCTCACCCCCGACTCACTCACCTACAGCGTGACCCTGCCCGCCGCGCCCGGCAGCGCCGCCGTGGCGAGGGCGACCGTACGTACCGTGCTCGCCGCCCACGGGCTCGCGGACATGGCGGACGCCGTACTGCAAGTGGTGGGCGAACTGGCCGCCTGCGCCTGCCGGTTCACACCCCACACCGAGATGTACGTGTCCCTCCGCTACCGGGAGGAGGCCCTGCGGGTGATCGTCCACGACGGCCACCCGCGACACCTGCACCCCAAGCTGGCAGCGGCCTGCGAATCGCGGCGCCGGGCGGCGTTGCGCCTGCTCGCCGTGGTCGTACGGTCCTGCGGCGGGGAGTGGGGCTTCGGCGACGCCCGCGAACCCGGGGGCGGTACGCGGATGTGGGCCGTGTTGCCGCGTGGGGGAGCGGCAGCCTTCGGCGAGGTCGGCAAGTAG
- a CDS encoding DinB family protein → MTPNPTAAEDPATVDEKSCLLTSLNRHRDAILWKLRGLDEEQLRRPMTPSGSNLIGLLKHLASVEYGWFCETFGREVEPLWFDPATEQDMSLTEGETPDQIFAFHARARTAADAVITELPLDALGTSWRGVSVSLRWVLVHMVEEVARHAGHIDILRELIDGATGDHNRS, encoded by the coding sequence ATGACGCCGAACCCCACCGCCGCGGAGGACCCCGCCACCGTCGACGAGAAAAGCTGCCTGCTCACGAGCCTGAACCGGCACCGTGACGCCATCCTCTGGAAGCTCCGGGGCCTGGACGAGGAACAGCTCAGACGCCCCATGACCCCGTCCGGAAGCAATCTGATCGGCCTGCTGAAGCATCTCGCCTCGGTCGAGTACGGCTGGTTCTGCGAGACCTTCGGCCGCGAGGTGGAGCCCCTGTGGTTCGATCCGGCGACGGAACAGGACATGAGCCTCACCGAGGGCGAGACCCCGGACCAGATCTTCGCCTTCCACGCCCGCGCCCGCACCGCCGCCGACGCGGTGATCACGGAACTCCCCCTCGATGCCCTCGGCACCTCCTGGCGGGGCGTCAGCGTCTCGCTGCGCTGGGTCCTCGTGCACATGGTGGAGGAAGTGGCCCGGCACGCGGGGCACATCGACATTTTGCGGGAGTTGATCGACGGGGCGACCGGGGATCACAACCGCTCCTGA
- a CDS encoding helix-turn-helix transcriptional regulator, producing the protein MIRIHLTPDALVTTRFVVSPLKHLRLILDSRFPAVPVDGYPASGDVVTAIRELKLRRLGLLRGFVDDFPWLPSVPSAFRPELSDELQMLTKAHADLVPRLTSYLNRSGQIAGAEQAARATELRGLLEARGREFTDALFDEAYQLFQRVLAPHWSAMASRVESEIDFRGRVAARGGVGAMLSRLHPAIDAHGDVILIRDRRDVATRVRGQVTFYPTAIGPVHMVDLGRAETASPVAISYPVGRREETGTVAEGGLDDVLGQSRVRLLTSLSEPRTTSQLAGLHQLSPSTVSYHLSRLHGAGLVTRTRMGSNVYYQCSPKADIFAQRATVSRYGTPRRVPRQGGGGGGAQDNNTDRTSGKA; encoded by the coding sequence GTGATACGGATCCATCTGACACCGGACGCGCTCGTCACCACGCGTTTCGTCGTCTCGCCGCTCAAACACCTCCGGCTGATCCTGGACTCGCGCTTCCCCGCCGTGCCCGTCGACGGCTACCCGGCCTCCGGTGACGTCGTCACGGCGATCCGTGAACTGAAGCTGCGCAGGCTGGGGTTGTTGCGCGGATTCGTGGACGACTTCCCCTGGCTGCCGTCCGTCCCGTCCGCCTTCCGGCCCGAGCTGAGTGACGAACTACAGATGCTGACGAAGGCACACGCCGATCTGGTGCCGCGCCTGACGTCCTATCTCAACCGGAGCGGCCAGATCGCCGGAGCCGAACAGGCCGCGCGGGCAACGGAGTTGCGTGGGCTGCTCGAAGCGCGCGGGCGGGAATTCACGGATGCACTGTTCGACGAGGCCTACCAGCTCTTCCAGCGCGTGCTCGCCCCGCACTGGTCCGCCATGGCCTCCCGCGTGGAGTCCGAGATCGACTTCCGCGGACGGGTCGCGGCCCGCGGTGGCGTCGGCGCCATGCTGAGCCGGCTGCACCCGGCCATCGACGCCCACGGCGACGTCATCCTGATCCGCGACCGCCGCGATGTGGCCACCCGGGTGCGCGGCCAGGTCACCTTCTATCCGACCGCCATCGGTCCCGTGCACATGGTCGACCTGGGCCGGGCCGAGACCGCCTCGCCGGTCGCGATCAGCTACCCGGTCGGCCGCCGGGAGGAGACGGGCACCGTCGCCGAGGGCGGCCTGGACGATGTGCTCGGCCAGTCGCGGGTGCGCCTGCTCACCAGCCTCTCCGAGCCGCGCACCACCTCGCAGCTCGCCGGGCTGCACCAGCTCAGCCCGTCCACGGTCTCGTACCACCTGTCCCGGCTGCACGGCGCGGGCCTGGTGACGCGCACCCGGATGGGCAGCAACGTCTACTACCAGTGCTCGCCCAAGGCGGACATCTTCGCCCAGCGGGCCACCGTTTCCCGGTACGGAACGCCTCGACGGGTGCCTCGTCAGGGCGGCGGTGGCGGCGGTGCGCAGGACAACAACACGGACCGGACCTCGGGCAAGGCCTGA
- a CDS encoding isoprenyl transferase: MNLRDLVYRLYARRVEGRLDHDQVPKHIGVIMDGNRRWAKAAGSTTAHGHRAGAEKIGEFLGWCAEADVEVVTLWLLSTDNFDRPGEELGPLLGIIERVVRSLAADGRWRVHHVGNLDILPTPMRHVLKEAEEATSHVDGITVNVAVGYGGRQEIADAVRSMLLDQADRGATLEDVAEVVDTDMIGQHLYTSDQPDPDLVIRTSGEQRLSGFMLWQTAHSEYYFCEVFWPAFRKVDFLRAMRDYAARHRRYGG, from the coding sequence GTGAACTTGCGCGACCTGGTGTACAGACTTTACGCACGCCGGGTGGAAGGCCGACTCGATCACGATCAGGTGCCGAAGCACATCGGCGTGATCATGGACGGCAATCGCCGCTGGGCGAAGGCGGCGGGCAGTACGACCGCGCACGGGCACCGCGCAGGAGCCGAGAAGATCGGTGAGTTCCTCGGCTGGTGTGCCGAGGCCGACGTCGAGGTGGTCACGCTGTGGCTGCTCTCAACGGACAACTTCGACCGGCCCGGTGAGGAGCTCGGTCCGCTGCTCGGGATCATCGAGAGAGTCGTCCGTTCGCTGGCGGCGGACGGGCGCTGGCGCGTGCACCATGTCGGCAACCTCGACATCCTGCCGACGCCGATGCGTCACGTGCTGAAGGAGGCCGAGGAGGCCACCTCCCACGTCGACGGGATAACCGTCAACGTCGCCGTCGGCTACGGCGGCCGTCAGGAGATCGCGGACGCGGTCCGCTCGATGCTGCTCGACCAGGCCGACCGGGGCGCGACCCTGGAGGACGTCGCCGAGGTCGTCGACACCGACATGATCGGCCAGCACCTGTACACCAGCGACCAGCCCGACCCGGACCTGGTCATCCGTACCAGTGGCGAACAGCGGCTGTCCGGCTTCATGCTCTGGCAGACGGCCCACTCCGAGTACTACTTCTGCGAGGTCTTCTGGCCCGCGTTCCGCAAGGTCGACTTCCTGCGTGCCATGCGTGATTACGCGGCCAGACACCGGCGTTACGGCGGCTGA
- a CDS encoding PhoH family protein: MVTSTKRHKPDRRTYVLDTSVLLADPNAMARFEEHEVVLPIVVVTELEAKRHHPELGYFARQALRLLDDYRVRYGRLDAPLPIGGMGGTLRVELNHSDPGVLPAGYRLGDNDSRILAVARNLQAEGYDVTVVSKDLPLRIKASSVGLLAEEYRAELAITDSGWTGMAELALPGEQVDLLFEEETLYVPEASELPVHTGLTIQSERGKALGRITPEGNVRLVRGDREAFGVKGRSAEQRIALDLLLDPEVGIVSMGGRAGTGKSALALCAGLEAVLERRQHQKIMIFRPLYAVGGQELGYLPGNESEKMSPWAQAVFDTLSAVTSREVIEEVTARGMLEVLPLTHIRGRSLHDAFVIVDEAQSLERNVLLTVLSRIGANSRVVLTHDVAQRDNLRVGRYDGVVAVVEKLKGHPLFAHVTLTRSERSQIAALVTEMLEDGQI; the protein is encoded by the coding sequence GTGGTGACCAGCACAAAGCGCCACAAGCCAGACCGGCGCACCTACGTTCTCGACACCAGCGTCCTGCTCGCGGACCCCAACGCCATGGCCAGATTCGAGGAGCACGAGGTCGTGCTCCCGATCGTGGTGGTCACGGAGTTGGAGGCCAAGCGGCACCACCCCGAACTGGGCTACTTCGCCAGGCAGGCGCTGCGCCTGCTCGACGACTACCGGGTCCGTTACGGGCGCCTCGACGCACCGCTCCCCATCGGGGGCATGGGCGGCACGCTACGTGTCGAACTCAACCACTCCGACCCGGGCGTACTTCCGGCCGGTTACCGGTTGGGGGACAACGACTCACGGATCCTGGCGGTCGCGCGCAATCTCCAGGCGGAGGGGTACGACGTCACGGTCGTCTCCAAGGATCTGCCGCTGCGCATCAAGGCGTCCTCCGTCGGACTGCTCGCCGAGGAGTACCGGGCCGAGCTGGCGATCACCGACTCGGGCTGGACCGGCATGGCCGAACTCGCCCTCCCCGGCGAGCAGGTGGACCTGCTCTTCGAGGAGGAGACGCTGTACGTGCCCGAGGCGTCCGAACTGCCCGTGCACACCGGTCTGACTATCCAGTCGGAGCGGGGCAAGGCACTCGGCCGGATCACTCCCGAGGGCAACGTCCGTCTGGTGCGCGGGGATCGCGAGGCGTTCGGCGTCAAGGGCCGCAGCGCCGAGCAGCGCATCGCCCTGGACCTGCTGCTCGATCCCGAGGTCGGCATCGTCTCGATGGGCGGCCGGGCCGGAACGGGCAAGTCGGCGCTTGCGCTGTGCGCGGGTCTGGAGGCGGTCCTTGAGCGGCGCCAGCACCAGAAGATCATGATCTTCCGGCCGCTGTACGCGGTGGGCGGTCAGGAACTGGGCTATCTGCCGGGCAACGAGTCCGAGAAGATGAGCCCTTGGGCGCAGGCGGTCTTCGACACGCTCTCGGCGGTCACCAGCCGCGAGGTCATCGAGGAGGTCACCGCGCGCGGCATGCTGGAAGTGCTGCCGCTGACCCACATCCGCGGGCGTTCGCTGCACGACGCCTTCGTGATCGTGGACGAGGCGCAGTCGCTCGAACGCAATGTGCTGCTCACGGTGCTGTCCCGGATCGGCGCCAACTCCCGTGTGGTGCTCACCCATGACGTCGCCCAGCGCGACAACCTGCGGGTCGGGCGCTACGACGGAGTCGTCGCCGTCGTCGAGAAGCTCAAGGGGCATCCGCTCTTCGCGCATGTCACCCTCACCCGTTCGGAGCGGTCGCAGATCGCCGCACTGGTGACCGAAATGCTGGAGGACGGGCAGATCTGA
- a CDS encoding transglycosylase SLT domain-containing protein: MLEGNRVSRISVRGFAVASATAVTTVGAVVGVASGNTQHPSNQNDFEATAGDATLLADIPAGQQAQVQTASLSQQADAQALAADTAAKKSAEEAARKKAADDAVSKQKAAEKAEKAEKEAEERAKAAEEAASRSASRDSSDFPVQGSYSIAEVQAMARQMVPADQFQCFSNIVDHESSWNYRASNPSSGAYGLVQALPGSKMSSAGADWQTNPATQIKWGLNYMEDRYGGPCGAWSFWQANNWY; encoded by the coding sequence ATGCTGGAAGGAAACCGTGTGAGCCGGATTTCGGTCCGGGGATTCGCAGTGGCTTCGGCTACCGCGGTCACCACTGTCGGCGCCGTCGTGGGCGTTGCCTCGGGCAACACCCAGCACCCCTCGAACCAGAACGACTTCGAGGCGACGGCAGGCGACGCGACCCTCCTCGCTGACATTCCCGCCGGCCAGCAGGCTCAGGTGCAGACCGCCTCGCTGAGCCAGCAGGCGGACGCCCAGGCGCTCGCAGCCGACACCGCGGCGAAGAAGTCCGCGGAGGAGGCGGCCCGCAAGAAGGCCGCGGACGACGCGGTCTCCAAGCAGAAGGCCGCAGAAAAGGCCGAGAAGGCCGAGAAGGAAGCCGAAGAGCGCGCGAAGGCGGCCGAAGAAGCGGCCAGCCGTTCCGCCTCCCGGGACTCCTCCGACTTCCCCGTCCAGGGTTCCTACAGCATCGCCGAGGTTCAGGCGATGGCCCGGCAGATGGTCCCGGCCGACCAGTTCCAGTGCTTCAGCAACATCGTGGACCACGAGTCGAGCTGGAACTACCGGGCGTCGAACCCGTCTTCGGGCGCGTACGGCCTCGTCCAGGCCCTGCCCGGATCCAAGATGTCCTCCGCGGGCGCCGACTGGCAGACCAACCCGGCGACCCAGATCAAGTGGGGCCTCAACTACATGGAGGACCGCTACGGCGGTCCGTGTGGAGCCTGGAGCTTCTGGCAGGCCAACAACTGGTACTAG
- a CDS encoding AI-2E family transporter: MSRLPAWLGKVGGGLTDLGERLGERRAEAERRAADDSLPTTAGATAESAQPPPPPPPPAPPKPDPVAAVPWGLRVAAEAGWRLLVLAGTLWILMRIISAVQLVVLAFVAALLVTALLQPTVARLTRLGLPRGVATTVTAVLGFVVMGLVGWFVAWQVMENLDDLSTQVQDGIDELRRWLLDSPFHVTEDQINDIAKTLRESIGDNTEEITSAGLEGVTVIVETLTGILLAMFCTLFLLYDGPRIWQWVLKLVPAQARPGIAGAGPRAWRTLTAYVRGTVIVALIDAIFIGLGIYFLGVPMAVPLAVFIFLFAFIPLVGAVVSGALAVVVALVTQGVFTAVMTLVVVLAVQQIEGHILQPFILGRAVRVHPLAVVLSVAAGGLVAGIGGAVVAVPLVAVTNTVVGYLRAYARESALRQSPAPHGSSALDVAPAAAPVGGGGAGAGEPGTKSAADKESSDSGVRGAEPPKDSPES; encoded by the coding sequence ATGTCGCGACTGCCAGCGTGGCTCGGCAAGGTCGGCGGCGGGCTCACCGATCTCGGCGAACGCCTCGGTGAACGCCGCGCCGAGGCCGAACGCCGCGCCGCGGACGACAGTTTGCCCACCACCGCGGGCGCCACCGCCGAATCGGCGCAGCCGCCGCCTCCGCCACCGCCGCCCGCTCCGCCCAAACCCGATCCGGTGGCCGCCGTGCCCTGGGGCCTGCGGGTCGCCGCAGAGGCGGGCTGGCGACTGCTCGTCCTCGCGGGAACGCTGTGGATCCTGATGCGGATCATCAGCGCCGTACAGCTCGTCGTACTCGCCTTCGTGGCCGCGCTGTTGGTGACCGCCCTGCTCCAGCCGACCGTCGCCCGGCTCACCCGGCTCGGGCTGCCGCGCGGGGTGGCCACCACCGTCACGGCGGTGCTCGGCTTCGTGGTGATGGGCCTGGTCGGCTGGTTCGTGGCCTGGCAGGTGATGGAGAACCTCGACGACCTGTCCACCCAAGTCCAGGACGGCATCGACGAGTTGAGGCGCTGGCTGCTCGACAGCCCGTTCCATGTCACCGAGGACCAGATCAACGACATCGCCAAGACGCTGCGCGAGTCGATCGGGGACAACACCGAGGAGATCACCTCGGCCGGTCTCGAAGGCGTCACCGTCATAGTGGAGACCCTCACCGGGATACTCCTGGCGATGTTCTGCACCCTGTTCCTGCTCTACGACGGACCGCGCATCTGGCAGTGGGTGCTCAAACTCGTGCCCGCGCAGGCCCGTCCGGGCATCGCCGGAGCGGGGCCGCGGGCCTGGCGGACGCTGACCGCCTATGTGCGCGGCACGGTGATAGTCGCCCTCATCGACGCCATCTTCATCGGCCTCGGGATCTACTTCCTCGGGGTGCCGATGGCGGTGCCGCTGGCCGTGTTCATCTTCCTGTTCGCGTTCATCCCGCTGGTCGGCGCGGTCGTCTCCGGCGCGCTCGCGGTGGTCGTCGCACTCGTCACCCAGGGCGTGTTCACGGCCGTGATGACGCTGGTCGTGGTCCTCGCGGTGCAGCAGATCGAGGGGCACATCCTGCAGCCCTTCATCCTGGGCCGCGCGGTACGTGTGCACCCGCTCGCGGTGGTCCTCTCGGTCGCCGCGGGCGGCCTGGTCGCGGGCATCGGCGGTGCCGTGGTCGCCGTACCGCTGGTCGCCGTGACCAATACGGTGGTCGGCTATCTGCGCGCGTACGCGCGCGAGAGCGCACTGCGGCAGTCACCCGCCCCGCACGGCTCGTCGGCACTCGACGTGGCTCCGGCGGCGGCGCCCGTGGGCGGCGGCGGTGCCGGTGCCGGTGAGCCCGGGACCAAGAGCGCGGCGGACAAGGAGAGTTCGGACAGCGGTGTGCGGGGTGCCGAGCCGCCCAAGGACTCCCCGGAGAGCTGA
- a CDS encoding alkyl hydroperoxide reductase → MALDELKSAVPDYAKDLRLNLGSVIGNSDLPQQQLWGTVLAVAIASRSEIVLRELEPEAKTNLSPEAYTAAKSAAAIMAMNNVFYRTRHLLSDPEYGTLRAGLRMNVIGNPGVEKVDFELWSLAVSAVNGCGQCLDSHEQVLRKAGVDRETIQEAFKIASVIQAVAVTLDAEKSLTD, encoded by the coding sequence ATGGCACTCGACGAACTGAAGTCCGCGGTACCGGACTACGCCAAGGACCTTCGCCTGAACCTCGGTTCGGTGATCGGCAACTCCGACCTCCCGCAGCAGCAGCTGTGGGGCACGGTGCTCGCCGTCGCCATCGCCTCGCGCTCCGAGATCGTGCTGCGCGAGCTGGAGCCGGAGGCCAAGACGAACCTGTCGCCCGAGGCGTACACGGCGGCCAAGTCCGCCGCCGCGATCATGGCGATGAACAACGTCTTCTACCGCACGCGCCACCTGCTCTCCGACCCGGAGTACGGGACGCTGCGCGCCGGTCTGCGGATGAACGTCATCGGCAACCCGGGCGTGGAGAAGGTCGACTTCGAGCTCTGGTCGCTCGCGGTCTCCGCGGTCAACGGCTGCGGTCAGTGCCTCGACTCGCACGAGCAGGTACTCCGCAAGGCGGGTGTCGACCGCGAGACCATCCAGGAGGCGTTCAAGATCGCCTCGGTGATCCAGGCGGTCGCCGTCACCCTGGACGCGGAAAAGTCCCTCACCGACTGA
- a CDS encoding peroxiredoxin — translation MLTVGDQFPEYDLTACVSLESGKEFEQINHKTYEGKWRVVFFWPKDFTFVCPTEIAAFGKLNDEFADRDAQILGVSGDSEFVHHAWRKDHDDLRDLPFPMLADSKHELMSGAGVEGEDGFAQRAVFIVDPNNEIQFTMVTAGSVGRNPKEVLRVLDALQTDELCPCNWSKGEDTLDPVKLLSGE, via the coding sequence GTGCTCACTGTTGGTGACCAGTTCCCCGAGTACGACCTGACTGCTTGTGTGTCGCTGGAGAGCGGCAAGGAGTTCGAGCAGATCAACCACAAGACCTACGAGGGCAAGTGGCGCGTCGTCTTCTTCTGGCCGAAGGACTTCACCTTCGTCTGCCCCACCGAGATCGCCGCCTTCGGCAAGCTGAACGACGAGTTCGCCGACCGTGACGCGCAGATCCTCGGTGTCTCCGGCGACTCGGAGTTCGTGCACCACGCCTGGCGCAAGGACCACGACGACCTGCGCGACCTGCCCTTCCCGATGCTGGCCGACTCCAAGCACGAGCTGATGAGCGGCGCCGGTGTCGAGGGCGAGGACGGCTTCGCCCAGCGCGCCGTCTTCATCGTTGACCCGAACAACGAGATCCAGTTCACCATGGTGACCGCCGGCTCCGTCGGCCGTAACCCCAAGGAGGTCCTGCGGGTCCTCGACGCTCTCCAGACGGACGAGCTGTGCCCCTGCAACTGGAGCAAGGGCGAGGACACCCTGGACCCGGTCAAGCTTCTCTCCGGCGAATGA
- a CDS encoding LysR substrate-binding domain-containing protein has translation MRAFAAVADHLHFRDAATAIGMSQPALSGAVSALEDVLGVRLLERTTRKVLLSPAGERLAVRAKTVLIEVAALMEEADAVRAPFTGQVRLGVIPTVAPYLLPTVLRLTRDRYPDLELKVHEEQTSSLLDGLHTGRLDLLLLAVPLDVPGITELPLFDEDFVLITPRDHPLGGRDALAHTVLRDLDLLLLGEGHCLRDQALDVCREAGRADTPVTTAATGLSTLVQLVAGGLGVTLLPRTAVEVETGRGDLLRTGYFEAPAPTRRIALAMRTGAARGAEYAELAAELRGAVRELPVRVVEA, from the coding sequence TTGCGGGCCTTCGCCGCGGTCGCCGACCATCTGCACTTCCGGGACGCGGCCACCGCGATCGGGATGAGCCAGCCCGCCCTGTCCGGCGCGGTCTCGGCCCTGGAGGACGTGCTCGGCGTCCGTCTCCTGGAGCGCACCACCCGAAAGGTGCTGCTCTCGCCCGCGGGCGAGCGGCTCGCGGTCCGCGCGAAGACGGTACTGATCGAGGTCGCCGCGCTCATGGAGGAGGCCGACGCGGTGCGTGCCCCGTTCACCGGGCAGGTGCGGCTCGGGGTGATCCCGACGGTCGCCCCCTATCTGCTGCCGACCGTGCTGCGGCTGACCAGGGACCGGTACCCCGATCTCGAACTCAAGGTGCACGAGGAGCAGACCTCCTCGCTGCTGGACGGACTGCACACCGGGCGGCTCGATCTGCTGCTGCTCGCGGTGCCTCTCGACGTACCGGGGATCACCGAACTGCCGTTGTTCGACGAGGACTTCGTGCTCATCACCCCACGCGACCATCCGCTCGGCGGCCGGGACGCGCTCGCGCACACGGTGCTGCGCGATCTCGATCTGCTGCTGCTCGGCGAGGGCCACTGCCTGCGCGACCAGGCCCTCGACGTCTGCCGGGAGGCCGGGCGCGCGGACACCCCGGTGACCACGGCGGCCACCGGCCTGTCCACCCTGGTCCAACTGGTCGCGGGCGGCCTCGGTGTGACCTTGCTCCCACGTACCGCCGTCGAGGTCGAGACGGGCCGCGGCGACCTCCTGCGCACCGGCTACTTCGAGGCCCCCGCCCCCACCCGCCGGATCGCCCTCGCCATGCGCACCGGGGCGGCCCGCGGCGCGGAGTACGCGGAACTGGCGGCCGAACTACGGGGTGCCGTACGGGAGTTGCCGGTGCGGGTGGTCGAGGCCTGA
- a CDS encoding SPFH domain-containing protein: MPRPRVREKPAHSVGGGLALLLGLFGLTLGICTIVLGALASGGVKVALILLGAAIAVAALFAMCGLNMVAPGEARVVQLFGRYTGTIRHDGLRWVNPLTSREVISTRVRNHETAVLKVNDAYGNPIELAAVVVWRVEDTAQASFEVDDFVEFVSTQTEAAVRHIAIEYPYDAHDEDALSLRGNAEEITEKLAVELHARVEAAGVQIIESRFTHLAYAPEIASAMLQRQQAGAVVAARRQIVDGAVGMVEAALTRIGQDGFVELDEERKAAMVSNLMVVLCGDRAAQPVVNTGTLYQ, encoded by the coding sequence ATGCCGCGCCCGAGGGTGCGCGAGAAGCCCGCGCACAGCGTGGGCGGTGGACTGGCCCTGCTCCTCGGCCTGTTCGGGCTGACCCTCGGCATCTGCACGATCGTGCTCGGCGCGCTCGCCTCGGGCGGGGTCAAGGTGGCGCTGATCCTGCTCGGTGCGGCGATCGCCGTCGCGGCGCTGTTCGCGATGTGCGGGCTCAACATGGTGGCGCCCGGCGAGGCCCGCGTGGTCCAGCTCTTCGGCCGCTACACCGGGACCATCCGGCACGACGGGCTGCGCTGGGTCAATCCGCTCACCTCGCGCGAGGTGATCTCCACCCGGGTACGCAACCACGAGACCGCCGTCCTCAAGGTCAACGACGCCTACGGCAATCCGATCGAACTGGCCGCCGTGGTCGTCTGGCGGGTGGAGGACACCGCACAGGCCAGCTTCGAGGTGGACGACTTCGTGGAGTTCGTCTCCACCCAGACCGAGGCGGCCGTACGGCACATCGCCATCGAGTACCCCTATGACGCGCACGACGAGGACGCGCTCTCGCTGCGCGGCAACGCCGAGGAGATCACCGAGAAGCTCGCCGTCGAACTCCACGCACGGGTGGAGGCCGCGGGTGTACAGATCATCGAGTCGCGCTTCACGCACCTCGCGTACGCTCCGGAGATCGCCTCCGCGATGCTCCAGCGCCAGCAGGCCGGAGCCGTGGTGGCGGCCCGCCGTCAGATCGTGGACGGGGCGGTCGGCATGGTGGAGGCCGCGCTCACCCGGATCGGCCAGGACGGTTTCGTGGAGCTGGACGAGGAGCGCAAGGCGGCGATGGTCTCGAACCTGATGGTGGTGCTCTGCGGTGACCGCGCCGCCCAGCCCGTCGTCAACACGGGGACCCTCTACCAGTGA